Within Hyla sarda isolate aHylSar1 chromosome 7, aHylSar1.hap1, whole genome shotgun sequence, the genomic segment CAGCGCTCAGCAGATCACCCTGGAAAGCTGGATTACTTGTTTGGTGCAGGTCGGGGAGAAAAGATTCAGTAGAATCGTCCTTCCGTgttcattttttctcctggaggagAACTGAGCAAGTAACCCAGCTTTCCTGTGTGATCTGCTGAGTGCTGCTCCAACCACCCACTTTGGGCTTCTATGAATCCCTGACTCAAACCTTGACATGCGGGAGGTTACCAGGCTGCCAGCGGGACCTGCCAAGGACCATGGGGACACCAGCTTAACTACATGTTACAGACAGTGTTGTGCCTGAAGCGCAACATTAATAGGTGAGTTCATAATACACGACACCTACCACACTGCTGTTTACACTGGATAAGCGGCACATAGAGTTCTGtgctgtttctttttttctgtcttcACATATATGAACTTAAGGGGAAACCGTCATCAGTTTCACCCactctaacctgttggtacaggttgtagtgcaggtgacactgataacgATACTTGCCTATCCCCGATCAGTCActgctagggatgtaagaaaaaatcgattcgcgcaattatcgcgattttttgttccgcgatactgaatcgattttaaaattctgagaatcgatttttttataaattattataattaacgtttactgtatttcactcactgagtcacagtcctatttgtctgtcttattttttttataacacttaaactcctgaccactagttggcagtgtacctgttatcagctctgtcccactcgcaggctgctaccgcgagactgcagactcagaacaaacaggaaggagaacgtacgcactcacaggacaactctcgcgggaccttgttctttctcagctagaataagttttcccaagcttttaatagggaatatcgcgatatatcgtgatatatcgccaacatgacagtattgcgatatattgcgatatatcgaatcgccaccctggtatcgcgaatcgaatcgccaaattattggcgattcacacccctagtcacTGCGGCTGCTTTCCTAAGCCTGCTCGCATCCAGACCCTACCAATAAGCACCAGCAGCGATGATTCCAGCATCCCTGCACACTTAGCCAGCCCAAGCAAGGAAGAAAGCAGGCCAACGGGATCATGGACAGGTAAGTAACGTTATCATGAGTGTCACCCGCAATGCACAtcagtaccaacaggttagtgcgggtgaaactgaaagcatgccTGTTATTTCAGACAACTTTTCAGGATATAAGCTGTAATGTGTGTGCATGAGTAGTAGCACCCATTCTACCCATTATGTTATTTGTACATGTcaccagatttctgctctgcatgcTTCATCCTTAATTTTGAGAAAAGCCTCTATAATGTATCTTGTATACTTAACACACAGAAGAAAAAGATTCTACTCTCCTATATGCTCAacttaagaagcagcagcataaagGGTATTTTAAAGCAGTAATGAGCAGTTGAGGACAATAAACTCCTTCAGTCTGTCTTTAGCCTCATTGTCTGCATCTGGCTATTTTCAGCCCTTGccctcacctctcctctccttagGCCTGTTTAAACGGCATGTAACCTAACTTTTTGTGAGTCCGTTTTGTTAAGATGAATAAATTGTAAAATATGAAAGGGTGAGGGGCAGAAAAGGAGCCTGATAGGggaagaaagaagcatttttctctGCTAAGGTATATAAGGTTTTATTTATTTGCCtatactattgatttatgcaaggttttttaaaatgacagtgatcttttagggtagggtctcaCCCACCGCGTCCGCAGCATAATTGACGCTGAAGGATGCGCTGCCGACAGTCGCAGAGCAGGCTCCCCGtagctgtgtgtgtctgtctgctctTATCAGCGGATTTTCTAATGGCAGTCACAAACTGACACACAGatctacccagccacagcaggaaGCTTGCTTTGCAGTCGCTTTGTGACTGCCGGCATTGCATTTGCAGCGTCAAATATACTGCGGATGCGTGGTGTGTGACAGTACCCTTAAGGAGGAATTCTCGGTGCAGCAGGCACTAGGACTGCATTGTCCTGCGTCTAATTGTCCTGTCACAGTCCGCacataaacatgtttattcttttggtggAAACTCTGCAGCACGGAATCCTACTGAGAGTAATGGGAGGCTTCTGTAAAGTGGATTCTGCTGGGTTTCCAAGTGGAAGTCTCAGTGTGAAATTGGACCTAACGGTCAGTTCATCTCTTACTGTACCTCCACACCCCATTTTCCTTCCATAAACATCCATGGGGAACATGTTCACTAATCCCTCAGCAAGGAGGGGTTGTATTGGTAAATAAATTCAGTGCATTTTTCTCTAATACGATATATAGTTAAGTTTTTTGTATCCACTTGTACTATAGATTTTGGTAAAATTTGTTAAATGTTCAATGCTCATATAAAATGTGGCCACATTTTAGTAGCAAATGTCAAGCATTTTGATAAAATGTAGTGTATAGCATGTGTTTGGCAGTTGCCATTATTTTATATTGTACTTAAATTTAGCTTATTTGTAATTGACCTTTTCAGGAAGAAGCCACCTCTGCAGTATGTGCGTTGTGAGATGGAGGGATGTGGCACAGTATTGGCACACCCCAGATACTTACAAGTAAGGGCAAATTTCTGGGTAGCATGGTGGGGATATGCAGAGTTCAGCCTAAAATGGAACACGCGTAATACTGCATTGTAGTGTGAAATGaataatttcttttattttacagcATCATATTAAATATCAACAccttttaaagaaaaaatatgtaTGTCCGCACCCCTCATGCGGGAGACTTTTCCGCCTTCAAAAGCAACTGATGCGACATGCAAAGCATCATACAGGTAATTCATagagttctttttttttctacaaggGGAGATCCAGATAATCTGTATTCTTTTCTATGACACTGCTTCTGTTATTAGACCAGCGGGATTATATCTGTGAATACTGCGCTCGAGCGTTCAAGAGCTCTCACAACCTGGCTGTTCATAGAATGATCCACACAGGAGAAAAACCCTTACAGTAAGTGTCATACCCTAAAATTCCCCCTCTCCATTTACCTATAACATCATCTGTTCATTAGCTTCTCACCATTCTCTATCTCCAGATGTGAGTTCTGTGGCTTCACCTGCAGACAGAAAGCCTCCCTGAACTGGCACATGAAGAAACATGATGCTGACTCTTTCTACCAGTTTTCTTgtggaatctgtggaaagaagttTGAGAAGAAGGACAGTGTTGTGGCCCACAAAGCCAAGAGCCATCCTGAAATTCTTATAGCTGAAGCCCTGGCGGCCAACTCTGGCTCTCTCATCACCACCAACAATGAACTGCTGGTGACAGAGACCCCTGCTACCACAGGCTCAGTTGTGCAAGATGAGCTTGCACCCCCACAAACCTTTCACTCTACTCATGGCTCCAAGGTTTTAGTTGCTTGCTCTGTCCCGCCAGTAGAAGGACTGGGTGCTACAACAGAGGTTCTTATTGAGGATTCGGACTCTGCAGGACCCTAGAGCAGGAGAATACTCTCCCTTCACAGCACCTAGACTGTTTccttgtccccctccccccagctggCTGGCTGTCTCATCCCTTCAATGCTTTCTTTCTGTGTTTCTTAATATTTGCATAACTAATGTGGGGCCCAAAGCTTTGTACCCTGATGTTCTCAATCAATTCCTTTTATCTTACAAGTTGTCTGGTTTAGTTTTTACCAGTCTTCTGGTATGGCATCCTTTCATTTTTTCTTTGCTTCTTTTCGCCCTTGCATTAcggttttatttgtttttattttgaatCCCATCGCCCATCCTGTCCCTTCTTACCTTCCTCCTCAGGTGCTGTGCTGTGCActctcactgtatatatactgtatgtttaaAGAATAAAAAGGAGCTGTTCTATTTCAAAATGAAGCCCTATTCCCCCAAGCAAAGCTGCTAGTGTTACTTAGAGCGCTGCTTGCGGTCTCTTTGTACTCTGTGACCCATTGTCCATATTATTTTTTCTTGTTAATTTTTGTCCCTCGTACGAGTGAAATTTTGCACTTTAGAGTGATTCAAAGAGGGTAGTTTGCCTAAAATGGTTCTTTTGGTCCTATTTACTATCCCATCTGCCTGCTTGCACTTAACCATGAATTCCCTTTACTTGCACAGTATTCATTCATTTTCAGTCTTATTAAGTTCCATTGCTACAACATAGTCCATAGCCTGTCTTGTTCGGCACAGTTTATCGcctcgggttttttttttttttgggcaccaTTTTCTCTGCACTTTGACATTTTCATTAACCTCGTTATCCATTCAACACATTGCacttaaaggctatggacaccatttcagacatttttttaatgtagtgtatgtattttattaaattaaacatatttacaattgtttttcactaaaaataTTTAACCATTTGCCTTCTGCATACAGTATAATACTTTCAGTGTTTATTCTACCAGACATGCTCACCGCTAGATCAGTCTCTAGCCCATCTTTCTGCTTTCTTGAACACTTATTGTAGCTGACATATTTACCATCAAGTTAAAGTGAATCAGTCAGCCCATCTGCACTTTGTGAGCTGCAGACATGTGCTGACAGAAAATGGTGCAATAACACACATTTTTACCTTTTCTAAAGCTTGAGGGGCTTATATTCCAGGCTGAGGTGTCCAGGAGGAGGGGCCAAATGCGATGATGCAGCACTTCAGCAGCctgaaataaaagcccctcaagcTTTAGAAAAGGTAAAAGTTTGTGTTATTGCACCATTTTCTGTCAGCACATAGTATACAGAATGgctgacagattc encodes:
- the ZFP91 gene encoding E3 ubiquitin-protein ligase ZFP91 isoform X3, whose amino-acid sequence is MLANKAPKCEVEEVVVQEIEQPILIPDSNLEVVETRTVSREGVLRSTRSESPTLELICKTEPDPDDLVYEINEGPSSYTAGISDEEEEEEDVLISEEETPYKDDPTDETYRPPQLESEDDEDDDEDEEIISEEETGYKDDPRDKSYRPQLNRSSGSRRRGPRTREDTAPVEVKMEVKEENPVPEPEAPRKRGRRRKDDKSPRLPKRRKKPPLQYVRCEMEGCGTVLAHPRYLQHHIKYQHLLKKKYVCPHPSCGRLFRLQKQLMRHAKHHTDQRDYICEYCARAFKSSHNLAVHRMIHTGEKPLQCEFCGFTCRQKASLNWHMKKHDADSFYQFSCGICGKKFEKKDSVVAHKAKSHPEILIAEALAANSGSLITTNNELLVTETPATTGSVVQDELAPPQTFHSTHGSKVLVACSVPPVEGLGATTEVLIEDSDSAGP